A window of the Synechococcus sp. JA-3-3Ab genome harbors these coding sequences:
- a CDS encoding alpha/beta fold hydrolase: protein MKELSQVLKTGLWVAAGGVSALAVLNAWIASRTQPLPSLLPGEERHYFWRGHRLFYKVAGSGQPLLLLHGIGAGSSSYEFRAVMAELGQHYQVYALDLLGWGNSERPDLEYTGHLYVRMIGDFVGQVIGRPCHAIANSLSAGFVLRSARLQPQHWQKLLLIAPLGDNSLVPEALGIPLAEAVYGLLSLPVLGLAFYNVITTPWSVRLFTEQSLFSPGYALDEAVVDYYYQAAHQAGAQFAPRSFLTGKLNLPIQEDFRVVDKPMALVWGENNRLTGSEQAERYRALRPEVPIYRLPGAAFPHIEAPQAFLSVALRFLAEADPALPT, encoded by the coding sequence ATGAAGGAGCTGAGCCAAGTTCTCAAAACCGGCCTCTGGGTTGCGGCCGGCGGGGTAAGTGCCCTGGCCGTGCTCAACGCCTGGATCGCTTCTCGAACCCAGCCTCTGCCCAGCCTCTTGCCGGGGGAGGAGAGGCACTATTTTTGGCGCGGCCACCGTCTGTTTTACAAGGTTGCGGGATCCGGCCAGCCCTTGTTGCTGCTGCACGGCATCGGGGCCGGCTCTTCCAGCTACGAGTTTCGCGCCGTGATGGCGGAGTTGGGCCAGCACTATCAGGTTTACGCTTTGGATTTGTTGGGTTGGGGCAACTCGGAGCGCCCCGATCTGGAGTACACCGGCCACCTATATGTCCGGATGATCGGGGATTTTGTCGGCCAGGTGATCGGGCGCCCCTGCCACGCCATTGCCAATTCTCTCTCGGCAGGGTTTGTGCTGCGCTCGGCCCGGCTGCAGCCTCAGCACTGGCAGAAGCTGCTGCTCATCGCCCCTCTAGGAGACAACAGCCTTGTCCCCGAGGCGCTAGGGATCCCTTTGGCTGAGGCGGTGTATGGTCTTCTCAGCTTGCCGGTTTTGGGGCTGGCCTTTTACAACGTCATCACCACCCCCTGGAGTGTACGTCTATTTACGGAGCAGAGCCTGTTCTCCCCTGGGTACGCTCTGGATGAGGCGGTGGTGGACTACTACTATCAGGCGGCCCACCAGGCGGGGGCCCAATTTGCCCCCCGTTCTTTTTTGACCGGCAAGCTTAACTTGCCCATTCAGGAGGACTTTCGCGTGGTGGACAAGCCGATGGCTCTGGTCTGGGGAGAAAACAACCGCCTTACTGGATCAGAACAGGCGGAGCGGTATCGTGCCTTGCGCCCAGAGGTGCCGATCTATCGACTGCCAGGGGCTGCTTTTCCCCACATCGAAGCGCCGCAAGCTTTTTTATCGGTGGCTTTGCGCTTTTTGGCCGAGGCCGATCCTGCCCTGCCAACCTAG
- the rplO gene encoding 50S ribosomal protein L15, with protein MRLEDIRPQPGSTRRRRRLGRGIAAGQGASCGKGMRGQKARKGGGPRPGFEGGQTPLYRRLPKLKHFPRYVRRPQYTLINLRALAKLPAGSEVSLESLMDLGIVTTNDGPLKILGDGEVGVPLTIRAAAITPSARAKVEAAGGRVELVGSQTASAGS; from the coding sequence ATGCGACTAGAAGACATTCGCCCCCAACCAGGTTCGACGCGGCGGCGACGACGCCTGGGCCGTGGCATCGCTGCTGGACAGGGAGCCTCCTGTGGCAAGGGAATGCGGGGACAGAAGGCGCGCAAAGGAGGCGGTCCCCGGCCCGGCTTTGAGGGAGGCCAGACCCCCCTCTATCGGCGGCTGCCCAAGCTCAAGCACTTCCCCCGCTACGTGCGGCGCCCCCAGTACACCCTGATCAACCTGCGCGCTTTGGCCAAGTTGCCCGCTGGCAGCGAGGTCAGCTTGGAAAGCTTGATGGATTTGGGGATCGTGACCACCAACGATGGCCCGCTGAAGATCTTGGGAGACGGGGAAGTGGGCGTGCCCCTGACGATCAGAGCGGCTGCCATCACCCCCTCAGCCCGAGCCAAGGTCGAGGCAGCCGGGGGTCGGGTGGAGCTCGTGGGATCCCAGACTGCTTCCGCTGGATCCTAA
- a CDS encoding PRC-barrel domain-containing protein gives MTTGKESVALVRSEVRRRSQVLGTQVISQANAARLGVVSEVWADLEARQVLVLGVLEKAFAGSPRFLELRQVTALGQDAILVPSDEVFEDLELEGLSRVVGSEVITEEGIRLGKVKDFEFNSVSGLITGLILSNLGLTFLPGFILSTYLLSADEIVSIGGDRLIVADGAETRLAQLTKGILETLGLGKPSWLVDTGSAPALPRAVDEPAVEENYEEVYDEEYEGEEEEYPEAEPEPQAEAAPPRRPEPAPAAEQPEWEQEYVKAEAPPSEPAPDSAPAAPSSPLDRDPWEENTGEPT, from the coding sequence ATGACGACTGGGAAAGAATCTGTTGCGCTGGTGCGATCAGAGGTTCGTCGGCGGTCACAGGTTCTGGGAACGCAGGTGATCAGCCAAGCCAATGCCGCCCGGCTTGGAGTAGTTAGCGAAGTTTGGGCAGATCTGGAAGCTAGGCAAGTCCTGGTGCTAGGAGTGCTGGAAAAGGCCTTTGCCGGATCGCCGCGTTTTCTGGAGCTGCGGCAGGTCACGGCCCTAGGACAAGACGCCATCCTCGTCCCCAGCGATGAAGTCTTCGAGGACTTGGAGTTGGAGGGTCTCAGCCGGGTAGTCGGCAGCGAGGTGATTACCGAAGAAGGGATCCGCCTTGGAAAAGTCAAAGATTTCGAATTCAACTCCGTCTCCGGCCTAATCACCGGTTTGATCCTCTCCAACCTCGGCCTGACCTTTTTGCCCGGCTTTATCCTCAGCACCTACCTGCTCTCTGCTGATGAAATCGTCTCCATCGGCGGCGATCGCCTCATCGTGGCCGATGGCGCCGAAACCCGCCTAGCCCAACTGACCAAAGGGATCTTGGAAACCCTCGGCCTGGGCAAGCCCTCCTGGCTGGTCGACACTGGCTCCGCCCCCGCCCTGCCCAGGGCCGTTGATGAACCTGCCGTCGAGGAAAACTACGAGGAAGTATACGACGAAGAATACGAGGGCGAAGAAGAGGAATATCCCGAAGCAGAGCCTGAACCCCAGGCCGAGGCGGCGCCTCCTCGTCGGCCCGAGCCTGCTCCTGCTGCCGAGCAGCCAGAATGGGAGCAAGAGTACGTCAAAGCAGAAGCCCCCCCTTCCGAGCCAGCTCCTGACTCTGCCCCGGCCGCTCCCAGCTCCCCTTTGGATAGGGACCCCTGGGAGGAGAATACCGGGGAGCCAACCTGA
- the map gene encoding type I methionyl aminopeptidase translates to MQLIEIKSRREVEKMRRAGRVVAQVLQEIAECLEPGWTTADIDAYAERRVAELNALPSFKGYYGFPACVCVSVNHEVVHGIPSPRKVVQPGDIVKVDFGAMVEGWHADSCITIGLEPLGDAARDLIDTAAKALQTGIDHVRHGVWLQDVSGAIEDYIQGRGYSVVKQYVGHGVGRNLHEEPQFPHYRTRDLPNPKLRSGMTVAIEPMVNAGGEATRVLSDGWTVVTVDGSWSAQFEHTVLITDSGAEILTDRTPFQS, encoded by the coding sequence ATGCAGCTCATTGAGATCAAGTCCCGCCGGGAGGTGGAGAAGATGCGGCGGGCCGGGCGGGTGGTGGCCCAGGTGCTGCAGGAAATTGCCGAGTGTCTGGAGCCAGGCTGGACAACGGCAGACATCGATGCCTATGCCGAGCGGCGGGTAGCGGAGTTGAATGCCCTGCCCAGCTTCAAGGGCTACTACGGCTTTCCCGCCTGTGTCTGTGTCAGCGTCAACCATGAGGTGGTACACGGGATCCCCAGCCCCCGCAAAGTGGTGCAGCCGGGGGACATCGTCAAGGTGGATTTTGGCGCCATGGTCGAAGGCTGGCATGCCGACTCTTGCATCACCATTGGCCTGGAGCCCCTCGGCGATGCCGCCCGCGACCTGATCGACACAGCGGCCAAAGCGCTGCAGACGGGCATTGACCACGTGCGCCACGGCGTCTGGCTGCAGGATGTCTCAGGCGCCATCGAGGACTACATCCAGGGGCGGGGCTACTCCGTGGTGAAGCAGTACGTCGGCCACGGCGTGGGGCGCAACTTGCACGAGGAGCCGCAGTTTCCCCACTACCGCACCCGCGACCTTCCCAATCCCAAGCTGCGCTCCGGCATGACGGTGGCAATCGAGCCGATGGTGAATGCAGGGGGAGAGGCCACGCGGGTGCTCTCGGATGGCTGGACGGTGGTGACGGTGGACGGCTCTTGGTCGGCCCAGTTTGAGCACACGGTCTTGATCACGGACTCTGGGGCTGAGATTTTGACGGATCGCACCCCTTTTCAGTCCTAG
- a CDS encoding adenylate kinase, which produces MPRLIFLGPPGAGKGTQAERLAAIYHTPKISTGDLLRAEVKAQTPLGCQAKVYMDAGELVPDEVLIGMVKGQLQHSPAQGWILDGFPRTLAQAEALEELLRELGQDYDHVLNLEVPDDVVVARLLARGKEQGRSDDADEAVILKRLQVYREQTAPLIDFYEARGRLRRIDGNQPMESVQEHLRALLEGFRRTA; this is translated from the coding sequence GTGCCGAGGTTAATCTTTTTGGGGCCGCCGGGAGCGGGCAAGGGCACCCAGGCAGAGCGGCTGGCAGCGATCTACCACACGCCCAAAATTTCTACAGGCGACCTGCTGCGGGCAGAGGTGAAAGCCCAAACGCCGCTGGGGTGCCAGGCTAAGGTGTACATGGATGCGGGAGAGCTGGTGCCTGACGAGGTGTTAATTGGGATGGTGAAGGGCCAGTTGCAACACTCGCCAGCGCAGGGCTGGATCCTGGACGGCTTCCCCCGCACCCTGGCGCAGGCGGAGGCTTTAGAAGAGCTGTTGCGGGAGTTGGGGCAAGACTACGACCACGTTCTCAACCTGGAAGTGCCGGACGACGTGGTGGTGGCACGGCTGTTGGCCCGCGGCAAGGAGCAGGGGCGCAGCGACGATGCCGATGAGGCGGTGATCCTCAAACGCTTGCAGGTGTATCGGGAGCAGACGGCTCCGCTGATCGACTTTTACGAGGCCAGGGGTCGTCTGCGACGGATCGATGGCAACCAGCCGATGGAATCGGTACAAGAACATCTGCGGGCTCTCTTGGAAGGCTTCAGGAGGACAGCGTGA
- a CDS encoding glycosyltransferase family 4 protein: protein MPRTYRFLFVSTPVGPLGSGAGGGVELNLVNLARSLLERGAQVRVLAPEGSCSVDLPEGVIEAVAGLPPPYAQSQRRDEPVCLSIPSLLANLWRRAAQLQDEFELIVNWSYDWLSFYLTGFFRTPVAHIVSMGSLSDAVDQALERIARTYPGRLAVHSRAQAQTFAFARAQMAAGRDPFVYLPCGVDLSRYEFVPEGNGSLCWVGRIAPEKGLEDCAALAEKTGRPVLILGHLQDPAYWQQIREQYPRAQLDYRGFLPTSQMQRLLGHCSALIMTPKWVEAFGLVAVEALACGVPVITYRRGGPAEIVRDGETGWVVEPDDVAALATAVERLDQIARSRCRQHAEEHYSLQAMTERFLAWSEQIVQDPIPAAR, encoded by the coding sequence ATGCCTCGTACCTACCGCTTCTTGTTTGTCTCCACCCCCGTTGGGCCCCTGGGATCGGGAGCTGGCGGCGGGGTGGAGCTCAACCTTGTCAACTTGGCGCGGAGCCTGCTTGAGAGGGGAGCCCAAGTGCGCGTGCTGGCCCCTGAGGGCTCCTGCAGTGTCGACTTGCCGGAAGGGGTGATCGAGGCGGTGGCCGGCCTCCCCCCGCCCTATGCCCAGAGCCAGCGCCGCGACGAGCCGGTTTGCCTTTCCATCCCTTCTCTGTTGGCCAACCTCTGGCGGCGGGCTGCCCAACTGCAGGATGAGTTTGAGCTCATCGTGAACTGGAGCTACGACTGGCTCTCGTTCTACCTGACAGGTTTTTTCCGCACGCCGGTGGCCCATATCGTCAGCATGGGCTCCCTTAGCGATGCCGTTGACCAGGCCTTGGAGCGCATCGCGCGCACCTATCCTGGCCGGCTGGCGGTACACTCGCGAGCCCAAGCCCAGACCTTTGCCTTTGCCCGGGCCCAGATGGCGGCTGGTCGGGATCCCTTTGTCTATTTGCCCTGCGGCGTCGACCTCAGCCGCTACGAGTTTGTGCCAGAGGGGAACGGATCCCTGTGCTGGGTTGGCCGCATTGCCCCCGAAAAGGGCCTGGAAGACTGCGCCGCCCTGGCCGAGAAGACGGGGAGGCCGGTGCTGATCCTGGGCCACCTGCAAGACCCGGCCTACTGGCAGCAGATTCGAGAACAGTACCCGCGGGCTCAATTGGATTACCGGGGGTTTTTGCCCACCTCTCAGATGCAGCGGCTCTTGGGCCACTGCTCGGCCTTGATCATGACCCCTAAGTGGGTGGAAGCCTTCGGCCTGGTGGCGGTGGAAGCCTTGGCCTGCGGTGTGCCGGTGATCACCTACCGCCGCGGCGGGCCGGCGGAAATTGTCCGCGATGGCGAGACCGGCTGGGTGGTGGAGCCAGACGACGTGGCAGCTCTGGCAACAGCGGTGGAACGCCTGGATCAGATCGCTAGAAGCCGCTGCCGACAGCACGCAGAAGAGCACTATTCCCTGCAGGCCATGACAGAGCGGTTTCTGGCCTGGAGCGAGCAAATTGTCCAGGATCCGATCCCGGCAGCCCGCTAG
- the infA gene encoding translation initiation factor IF-1: MSKEDAIEVEGVVTESLPNAMFRVDLDNGFNVLAHISGKIRRNYIKILPGDRVKVELSPYDLNKGRITYRLKKK; the protein is encoded by the coding sequence TTGTCTAAAGAAGACGCCATTGAAGTGGAAGGGGTGGTTACCGAGTCCTTGCCCAACGCCATGTTCCGGGTGGACCTGGACAACGGCTTTAACGTCCTTGCCCACATCTCCGGCAAGATCCGCCGCAACTACATCAAGATCTTGCCCGGCGACCGGGTCAAGGTAGAGCTCAGCCCCTATGACCTGAACAAAGGGCGCATCACTTACCGCCTCAAGAAAAAGTAG
- the rpsH gene encoding 30S ribosomal protein S8 has product MAHTNDTIADMLTRIRNATMARHESVAVPATRMTRSIARVLHEEGFVSDWKEEGEGIHAQLVLRLKYKGKGRKPIINGLKRVSRPGLRVYCNHKELPRVLGGIGIAIISTSNGIMTDRDARKQGIGGEVLCYVY; this is encoded by the coding sequence ATGGCCCACACCAACGACACGATCGCCGACATGCTCACCCGCATTCGCAATGCCACCATGGCTCGGCATGAATCGGTGGCGGTCCCGGCCACACGCATGACCCGCAGCATCGCTCGCGTTCTTCATGAGGAAGGTTTTGTGAGCGACTGGAAGGAAGAGGGAGAAGGGATCCACGCTCAGCTTGTGTTGCGGTTGAAGTACAAGGGCAAAGGTCGTAAGCCGATCATCAATGGCCTGAAGCGGGTGAGCCGGCCCGGGCTGCGAGTTTACTGCAACCACAAAGAACTGCCTCGGGTGTTGGGAGGAATTGGGATTGCCATCATCTCCACCTCCAACGGCATCATGACCGACCGGGATGCTCGCAAGCAGGGCATCGGCGGCGAAGTGCTCTGCTACGTCTATTGA
- the rplF gene encoding 50S ribosomal protein L6 — protein sequence MSRIGKRPIALPAKVEVQIEGQQISVKGPKGELSRSLPPLIAVHQEAQTLKVSRVNESRPARQLHGLCRTLVANMVDGVSRGFERRLELVGVGYRASTQGNKLILNVGYSHPVEIPFPPGIQIAVEGNNVIVVSGIDKELVGNTAARIRAVRPPEPYKGKGIRYVGEQVRRKAGKSGKAKK from the coding sequence ATGTCTCGCATTGGCAAACGCCCCATCGCCCTTCCTGCCAAGGTAGAGGTTCAGATCGAGGGGCAGCAGATCTCGGTAAAAGGCCCGAAGGGAGAACTGTCTCGCAGTTTGCCCCCCTTGATTGCGGTGCATCAAGAAGCCCAGACGCTCAAGGTCAGCCGGGTCAACGAGTCTCGCCCGGCCCGCCAACTGCACGGCCTCTGCCGCACCTTGGTTGCCAACATGGTGGACGGCGTATCTAGGGGATTTGAGCGCAGGCTGGAATTGGTGGGTGTGGGCTACCGGGCTTCCACCCAGGGCAACAAGTTAATCTTGAACGTTGGCTACAGCCACCCAGTGGAGATCCCTTTCCCGCCAGGGATCCAAATAGCGGTTGAGGGCAACAACGTCATCGTCGTCTCAGGTATCGACAAAGAGCTGGTGGGCAACACGGCGGCGCGGATTCGGGCCGTCCGTCCGCCAGAGCCCTACAAGGGCAAAGGGATTCGCTATGTAGGGGAACAGGTTCGTCGCAAAGCAGGTAAATCCGGGAAGGCCAAGAAGTAG
- a CDS encoding pentapeptide repeat-containing protein, with protein MPRVTTAEELLAEYAAGERNFQESNLVGVDLVRATLQGANLRGANLSFGKLSGINLQEADLRGADLSSANLMGANLRGANLWEANLIGADLSFADLREANLHGAYLWEAKLTRAQLQGSDLSGAKIGGAVLTGADLSGAILPDGTVQPWAAPSASKAE; from the coding sequence ATGCCCCGAGTGACCACTGCAGAGGAGCTGCTGGCAGAATATGCCGCCGGCGAGCGCAACTTTCAAGAATCCAACCTGGTGGGCGTGGATCTGGTGCGCGCCACCCTGCAGGGGGCGAATCTGAGAGGGGCCAACCTTTCCTTTGGCAAGCTGAGTGGAATTAACTTGCAGGAGGCCGATCTGCGGGGGGCCGATCTCAGCTCCGCCAACCTGATGGGGGCCAACCTGCGCGGGGCCAACCTTTGGGAAGCCAACTTGATCGGCGCCGATCTCAGCTTTGCCGATTTGCGGGAAGCCAACTTGCACGGGGCCTACCTTTGGGAAGCCAAGCTAACCCGCGCCCAACTGCAGGGATCCGACCTGAGCGGGGCAAAAATAGGCGGAGCAGTGCTGACGGGCGCTGACCTGAGCGGCGCCATCCTGCCCGATGGCACAGTGCAGCCCTGGGCTGCTCCGTCGGCCAGCAAGGCAGAATAG
- the rplR gene encoding 50S ribosomal protein L18 codes for MKITRKAATQRRHRRIRRKVFGTPERPRLAVFRSHRHIYAQVIDDVAQHTLVSASTLDRELREAFKDIGTATREAAAVVGRSVAQRALQAGICQVVFDRGGKLYHGRVQALAEAAREAGLQF; via the coding sequence ATGAAAATCACTCGCAAAGCTGCCACCCAACGTCGCCATCGCCGCATTCGCCGCAAGGTCTTCGGGACGCCCGAGCGGCCCCGTTTGGCCGTGTTTCGCTCCCATCGCCACATCTACGCCCAGGTGATCGACGATGTAGCCCAGCACACTTTAGTCTCTGCCTCCACGCTGGACAGGGAGCTGCGGGAAGCCTTCAAAGACATTGGCACGGCCACCCGAGAGGCTGCCGCCGTGGTGGGTCGCTCCGTCGCCCAACGGGCCTTACAGGCAGGCATTTGTCAAGTGGTGTTCGACCGCGGCGGCAAGCTCTACCACGGGCGTGTCCAGGCCCTGGCGGAAGCCGCCCGCGAAGCAGGCTTACAGTTCTAG
- the secY gene encoding preprotein translocase subunit SecY: protein MADSRGSAPSAQETFMQMAMASGLRRRLFLTLGLLLLVRLGIYIPIPSIDRARFAAEAANSPVFGFLDVFSGGGISALGIFALGILPFINASIIMQLLVSAIPALENLQKNEGEQGRRQISQYTRYVTLIWAIIQGIGISFWVREFANTSNELAFVASTTLALTAGSMFVMWLGEMITEKGVGSGPSLLIFVNIVATLPRALGQTISLARADSSTIGGILVLMAVFLATIVGIVFVQEGSRKIPIVYAKRQVGNKLFREQKSYLPLRLNQGGVMPIIFAYSVMSLPFALAQYTQNLTLVQVANLLAPTSWFYIPFYFVLILLFSYFYASLIINPVDLAQNLKKMGASIPGVRPGKATAEYIEGILNRLTLLGALFLCAVAIIPTTVERATGITTFQGLGATSLLILVGVAIETSKQIQTYVISQRYEGMVKQ, encoded by the coding sequence ATGGCTGACTCACGAGGCTCCGCTCCCTCCGCCCAAGAGACCTTCATGCAGATGGCCATGGCTTCTGGCCTGCGCAGACGTCTGTTTCTTACCCTAGGCCTGTTGCTGTTGGTGCGGCTGGGCATTTACATTCCCATCCCCAGTATTGACCGAGCTCGCTTTGCCGCCGAAGCCGCCAACAGTCCTGTGTTTGGCTTTCTGGATGTCTTCTCGGGCGGCGGTATCTCCGCTTTGGGGATCTTCGCCCTCGGCATCCTGCCTTTCATCAACGCCTCCATCATCATGCAACTGCTGGTCTCGGCCATTCCGGCCCTGGAGAACCTGCAGAAAAACGAGGGGGAGCAGGGGCGGCGACAGATTTCCCAGTACACCCGCTACGTTACCCTGATTTGGGCCATCATCCAGGGCATCGGCATCTCCTTCTGGGTGCGGGAGTTCGCCAACACCAGCAACGAGTTGGCCTTTGTGGCCTCCACCACCCTGGCCCTGACGGCAGGTTCCATGTTTGTCATGTGGTTGGGGGAGATGATCACGGAGAAGGGGGTGGGCAGTGGGCCGTCGCTGTTGATCTTCGTCAACATTGTCGCCACGCTGCCCCGCGCTCTGGGCCAGACCATCAGCCTAGCCCGTGCTGATAGCAGCACCATCGGCGGCATCTTGGTGTTGATGGCCGTCTTCCTAGCCACCATTGTCGGCATTGTCTTCGTCCAGGAGGGCAGCCGCAAAATCCCTATTGTCTACGCCAAGCGCCAGGTGGGCAACAAGCTATTCCGTGAGCAGAAGAGCTACCTGCCCCTGCGGCTAAACCAGGGGGGCGTGATGCCGATCATCTTTGCCTACTCGGTGATGTCCCTGCCCTTTGCCTTGGCCCAGTACACCCAGAACCTGACTTTGGTGCAGGTGGCCAACCTTTTGGCCCCTACCTCTTGGTTTTACATTCCCTTCTACTTCGTGCTGATCCTCCTCTTCAGCTATTTCTACGCCTCTTTGATCATTAACCCGGTGGATCTGGCGCAGAACCTGAAGAAGATGGGGGCCAGCATTCCGGGAGTCCGCCCGGGCAAGGCCACTGCTGAGTACATCGAAGGGATCCTCAACCGGCTGACCCTGCTGGGGGCCTTGTTCTTGTGTGCGGTGGCCATCATCCCGACGACGGTGGAGCGGGCGACCGGCATCACCACTTTTCAGGGCTTGGGGGCAACTTCGCTGCTGATCCTGGTGGGGGTGGCGATCGAGACCTCCAAACAGATCCAGACCTACGTCATTTCGCAGCGTTACGAAGGGATGGTCAAGCAATAG
- a CDS encoding ubiquinol-cytochrome c reductase iron-sulfur subunit, with protein sequence MAMYNNRRGFLRWLALGFGSLVGLLPALAQRRFNRAIAQGAASGPKAAEPEFVKVATLEDLKEGPFKVEDAFGKNTATLWLVGDPQKEDSLLALDAACPHAGCDVDWRGENFVCPCHGSVFAADGSRTRGPANADLTAYKVKVEKGEIFVART encoded by the coding sequence ATGGCCATGTACAACAATCGTCGCGGTTTTCTTCGTTGGCTGGCGCTTGGTTTTGGCTCGCTGGTGGGCCTGTTGCCTGCCTTGGCTCAGCGCCGTTTTAACCGTGCCATTGCCCAGGGTGCTGCTTCGGGCCCCAAAGCGGCTGAGCCGGAGTTCGTTAAAGTGGCAACGCTAGAAGATCTTAAAGAAGGCCCCTTCAAGGTAGAAGACGCCTTTGGGAAAAACACCGCCACCCTTTGGCTAGTCGGGGATCCCCAAAAGGAAGACTCGCTGCTGGCTCTGGATGCAGCCTGTCCCCATGCCGGCTGCGACGTGGACTGGCGGGGGGAGAACTTCGTCTGCCCCTGCCATGGCTCAGTTTTTGCCGCCGATGGCAGCCGTACCCGTGGCCCGGCCAATGCCGACCTGACCGCCTACAAAGTTAAGGTGGAGAAAGGGGAAATCTTCGTGGCCAGAACCTGA
- the rpsE gene encoding 30S ribosomal protein S5 — protein MAEQRERRRSKKSREEQTSEWQERVIQIRRVTKVVKGGKKLSFRAVVVVGNERGQVGVGVGKANDVIGAVRKGVVDGKKHLIEVPLTKGLSVPHPMRGSGGGATVLVMPAAPGTGVIAGGAVRTVLELAGVRNSLAKQLGSSNPLNNARATIDALRRMRTFEQVAEDRGIDVRRLFGK, from the coding sequence ATGGCTGAGCAAAGAGAACGTCGCAGAAGCAAAAAGAGCCGCGAAGAGCAGACTAGCGAGTGGCAGGAGCGGGTCATCCAGATCCGGCGCGTCACCAAAGTAGTTAAGGGCGGCAAAAAGCTGAGCTTCCGGGCCGTGGTGGTGGTGGGCAACGAGCGCGGCCAGGTGGGGGTTGGCGTGGGCAAAGCCAACGACGTCATCGGGGCTGTGCGCAAAGGAGTTGTGGATGGCAAAAAGCACCTAATCGAAGTGCCCCTCACCAAGGGTCTGTCTGTACCCCATCCCATGCGGGGATCAGGCGGTGGGGCCACTGTCCTGGTGATGCCGGCAGCTCCCGGGACAGGGGTCATCGCCGGGGGAGCGGTGCGCACGGTTCTGGAGCTGGCGGGCGTGCGCAACAGTCTGGCTAAGCAACTGGGATCCAGCAACCCCCTCAACAACGCCCGTGCCACCATTGACGCGCTGCGGCGGATGCGCACCTTTGAGCAGGTAGCTGAAGATAGAGGGATCGACGTGCGCCGCCTGTTTGGTAAGTAA
- a CDS encoding lipopolysaccharide assembly protein LapA domain-containing protein, which produces MLLLFNLALTLLLALGVAVLAGQNPTPLTVHFLIWRSVELPLGLLIAVAIGLGLLTAGLGSLLWPGRSFSLTARQLQERLQQLERQDQPLP; this is translated from the coding sequence ATGCTGCTGCTGTTCAACCTGGCCTTGACACTGCTGCTGGCTTTGGGAGTGGCAGTCCTGGCCGGACAAAACCCCACCCCCCTGACCGTCCATTTTTTAATTTGGCGCTCGGTGGAGCTGCCCTTGGGATTGCTCATCGCCGTGGCCATCGGCCTGGGCCTGTTGACGGCGGGGCTGGGCTCTTTGCTTTGGCCGGGGCGCAGCTTCTCCCTGACTGCCCGTCAGCTCCAGGAACGGCTGCAGCAACTGGAAAGGCAAGATCAGCCGCTGCCTTAG
- a CDS encoding PPC domain-containing DNA-binding protein, giving the protein MVKPGWRPGSAAAGRPQPLPTGSLRVYPLRLLPGQDLKQELERFARQQPLQAGFVLSAVGSLSQATLRLADQTEDYLLSERLEILALSGSLCPDGVHLHLAVADAQGRTWGGHLRPGCLIYTTAEIVLADSLEYRFSRQPDPATGYLELHIEKVAEATPPSPQRADGTGVGIPSCPP; this is encoded by the coding sequence GTGGTCAAGCCGGGCTGGCGACCGGGGAGCGCTGCTGCTGGCCGCCCCCAGCCTCTACCCACGGGATCCCTGCGCGTCTACCCCTTGCGCCTGCTGCCCGGCCAAGACCTAAAGCAGGAATTGGAGCGCTTTGCCCGCCAGCAACCCCTGCAGGCGGGGTTTGTCCTCAGCGCCGTCGGCAGCCTCAGCCAAGCCACCCTGCGCCTGGCCGATCAAACCGAGGATTACCTATTGTCGGAACGCCTGGAGATCCTGGCTTTGAGCGGATCCCTGTGCCCGGACGGAGTCCATCTTCACCTCGCCGTTGCCGATGCCCAGGGCCGAACTTGGGGAGGGCACCTGCGCCCCGGCTGCCTCATCTACACCACCGCCGAGATCGTCCTCGCCGACAGCCTGGAGTACCGCTTCTCCCGCCAGCCGGATCCGGCCACCGGCTACTTGGAGCTGCACATTGAAAAGGTGGCAGAAGCAACCCCGCCCTCTCCCCAGAGGGCAGATGGGACAGGGGTGGGGATCCCTTCTTGCCCGCCGTGA